From one Candidatus Methanoplasma termitum genomic stretch:
- a CDS encoding type II/IV secretion system ATPase subunit, translated as MPRILSGVRGRINRRNIEEVSYNDRLIITDYSDVENSMQTRAPFQEPGPVNDDNASYQCEIPIRPRQVDVPKQERSIPQLTDRKSLLEGLIALSEGNVRFKPIYSDCWLVGKKGDLENMLEYSSPGGKVAIGTAADGEIEYNLTPSEYSFPDSVNAVIEAVINGIREKYRTFGGRMDKQSVIGTARGMLIDHSDTIEAVFGRDTETVEKVIEDMCGIIYRYTVGMGVFEVLLADPKLEDIYIDAPCDRNRIHVTMNGIEGNNSHIKCRTNLVVDKKEVMNLLNILKRDSGLQFCESNPILETDIKSHDARATVVGYPLSPNGDAVAIRKHSVRPWTLTRLIANGTMDPRIAGILSFLVDNRATFLICGARGAGKSSLLSSLMFEFPLSQRILTIEDTMELPTALMRKMGYKVQSMLIDDRMGGDSLSRSNEALRVSLRMGESAIVLGEVRGEEAKTLYQSMRTGRAGSSIMGTIHGDSARSVYERVVHDMNISPEAFMATDILVTLGTIRDRRTGNQLRRVNELVATSDTAGEFVDATDNSTLFLSPVMRRILASSQMSKADIMKEIRARAVIRSFLAEMGKIQSEEYLGPEWIGIANEHTSRSNGKTAEDVLNSFKVKFRDLTGISV; from the coding sequence GCCCAGGATATTGTCCGGGGTCAGGGGGAGGATCAACAGAAGGAATATCGAAGAAGTGAGCTACAACGACAGACTCATAATAACGGATTACAGCGACGTCGAGAACAGCATGCAGACCAGAGCACCATTCCAAGAACCGGGCCCGGTGAATGACGACAACGCATCATATCAATGCGAGATACCGATCCGGCCGAGGCAGGTAGACGTTCCGAAACAAGAAAGGAGCATTCCCCAGCTGACCGACAGGAAATCCTTGCTTGAAGGACTCATCGCCCTTTCCGAAGGAAATGTCAGGTTCAAACCGATATACTCGGACTGCTGGCTGGTCGGAAAGAAAGGCGATCTCGAGAACATGCTCGAATACAGTTCGCCGGGCGGAAAGGTCGCTATCGGGACGGCGGCGGACGGCGAGATCGAATACAATCTCACGCCTTCCGAATACTCCTTCCCGGATTCGGTGAACGCTGTGATCGAAGCGGTCATAAACGGCATCAGGGAGAAGTACAGGACATTCGGGGGGAGGATGGATAAACAAAGTGTGATAGGCACCGCCAGAGGCATGCTTATCGATCATTCTGACACGATCGAAGCGGTCTTCGGAAGGGATACGGAGACCGTGGAGAAGGTCATAGAGGATATGTGCGGGATAATTTACAGGTATACGGTAGGGATGGGAGTCTTCGAAGTACTGCTTGCGGATCCGAAACTGGAGGACATTTACATCGACGCGCCGTGCGACAGGAACAGGATCCACGTAACGATGAACGGCATAGAAGGGAACAATTCGCACATCAAATGCAGGACGAACCTTGTTGTGGACAAGAAGGAGGTGATGAACCTCCTCAACATACTGAAAAGGGACAGCGGGCTGCAGTTCTGCGAGTCCAATCCTATTTTGGAAACGGATATAAAAAGTCATGACGCAAGGGCGACGGTCGTCGGGTATCCTTTGAGTCCGAACGGGGATGCCGTTGCGATAAGGAAGCACTCCGTTAGACCGTGGACGCTGACAAGATTGATCGCGAACGGTACGATGGACCCGAGGATAGCAGGCATATTGTCATTTTTGGTCGATAACCGGGCAACATTCCTGATATGCGGTGCGAGGGGTGCGGGAAAGAGTTCGCTTTTATCTTCGCTTATGTTCGAATTCCCTCTTTCACAGAGGATATTGACCATCGAGGACACAATGGAACTCCCCACGGCGCTGATGAGGAAGATGGGATACAAGGTGCAGTCGATGCTCATCGACGACAGAATGGGGGGCGACAGTCTCTCCAGGTCGAATGAGGCGCTCAGAGTGTCTTTGAGGATGGGAGAGTCCGCGATCGTTCTCGGAGAGGTAAGGGGCGAGGAAGCGAAGACGCTGTATCAGAGCATGAGGACAGGCCGTGCCGGAAGTTCGATCATGGGGACGATACACGGAGACTCCGCCAGATCGGTTTACGAAAGAGTGGTTCACGATATGAACATCTCGCCGGAAGCTTTCATGGCAACGGACATACTCGTAACGCTGGGAACGATAAGGGACCGGAGAACGGGGAACCAGCTGAGAAGAGTGAACGAACTTGTCGCAACATCAGATACGGCGGGAGAGTTCGTCGATGCGACCGATAATTCGACGCTTTTCCTGTCGCCTGTAATGAGGCGCATATTGGCATCGTCGCAAATGAGCAAAGCGGATATAATGAAAGAGATCAGAGCAAGGGCCGTGATACGATCGTTCTTGGCGGAAATGGGAAAGATCCAGAGCGAGGAATACCTCGGCCCCGAATGGATCGGTATCGCCAATGAGCATACATCGAGATCCAACGGAAAGACAGCGGAGGATGTTCTGAATTCATTCAAGGTGAAGTTCCGCGACCTGACCGGGATAAGTGTTTGA